From the Danio aesculapii chromosome 9, fDanAes4.1, whole genome shotgun sequence genome, one window contains:
- the obsl1b gene encoding obscurin-like protein 1 isoform X1, with the protein MDVFGGAPRFLAYPRPVVVQSGTDAVLKCQIGGDPRPAVIWERNNEKIHPEGRYRVFEDGNVYNLIITSVTMEDSGQYICKAKNCIGETYAAATLKVEGEAQEMEVREENKPRFLIKPLSTRVGRGEDAMFSCKLWGNPRPEVMWEKDGKKLNEIFESTHFTISYQDGGWFQLKIFKTRAPDGGVYTCKARNEFGESLAGAVLLVDAGPGHEDEGNRNGYTNGHWKAHQGKQRSGRQVATKLKNDPLPNSAKVKMFAVTEGKHAKFRCYVTGKPKPEILWRKDGKLILSGRRYLLYEDREGYFTLKVLYCKQQDNGVYVCSASNTAGQTLSAVHLIVKEPPVRFKQPLNDLQVWERDLAVLECEVPEDSVPITWYLEDRRLQPGAKYGMEEWGTKRRLTIRDIGVDDDGIYLCEMADGGRSIAEVAVKGTIVRKLPRKVDVLEGENAAFCVEVEEEEMDIHWYKDGTELRETHQTILKSFGRTHILVFVNTTPQDSGLVMFYVGRSKTSSQLRVKAARHCPPSCPIGVQINTERANAALLSWFPAQDSRKNPPSGYIIERQEVGSQEWLQCLTTDSATSVEILGDSVPCEADYRFRICSVNKYGRSGNVEFPRAVHLVPVARIQAPLQDALVPEGQDACFTIELSASVIGTWFLNGNQLQDDERFSIRRSRTHQSLRIRGVRDTDNGAEITFIAYGIRDSAALYIQAPLVKFTPLSEMDRNKFVEVGNPIVLYCELSDPEAPVRWYKNGVELQSMEGLHIQSEGTMRRIVIQSAEFSHSGVYSCDAIDDVIRFNVEVEAPPVRFSVIPEGKRNKSIEVGSTIALQCELSDPVAKVSWYKDGVKLLPQSGLDFKSVGTKRELVVQSAEFYHSGVYSCKTRGDAVHFSVDVKAPPVRFSAAPEVKRRKCIEAGCPIILQCEISDSAAQVQWYKDGDQLLVESGVDINSDDCMRTLSIQSAHPSHAGVYSCTTKDDVIEFHVEIRAAPVRFSAVPESGKNICTEAGGHFELCCKVSDPMVHVSWFHNDTQLQPETGLDVQSEGEARTLVVNPAEPRHSGLYRCETSDDSVQFTVDIKDPPVMFSSLPHTLKNQLIETDNSTDLYGEISEPNAKVCCYKDGVELVSKSQPHIKSECTRRTLAVKTAQPSKSGWYDYVRTSDVFQFNVQDQVSSTILADPEVQKTKLVEEMESVALPYVISDPAPYVSQTKEEKVILPQSKPKPELEFESNSDFEPESEHEVHLDASRGALIIHSPETSLVEVKCPKTPEDPIQFEMDQAELSHYEVFSGETYDDSVQCTLDTKEEFLRTPGTEAEIISEKENNKITAERSRDRIQWETPVSIPTTFRLTEEEPLPLPKLQQQPQSLEQPEIQPMTQPQLQPVLQPQIQPMLQPMLQPQLQSVPQSELQTMLQPQIQQVLQLQQMPQPQLQPMQQAQIQPMVQPQLHPQLQQQLHLQPNLQKQPQLQNQTNTSISEGSGSNPITTEESGMDQDDIAFKVDVEASRTNFTSICGKDESLPIDADRSSVLLTENSDYTTQEKPLTGQMVEKTTTFNKPTTKKEIIHSSEMCSEGTYQTVTKDVFLACQQEVKAPPVMFSNIDEAQRNKCIESGRPFKLQCEVSDPDAQVWWYKDGNEVLSQDGMVIGSEEGIRTLSVQAAELCHNGTYRCQMNDDAITFHVEIKAPSLKFIPISEVEKNKSTEVDSPIVLKCELSDATSEVLWCKDGRELAPNPELNFQKDENKRKITVESAKLSDTGNYTCHVQGDTVSFKVDDQAHPVRFSALPEIARNKFIEAGCPIILQCEISDPTAQVTWLKDGVELQQHSGLDIQSEGTMRKLIIHSAELKHSGMYSCEAVDDLIAFKVDVAAPPVMFSAVPEIEKNKCIEAGGPIILQCEISYPTALVQWYKDGLRLLPQSGVYIQSQHTMRTLVIQSANVSHSGFYSCNSADDISEFFVEVKAPPVTFANIPEDDLHRNIVEQDNILLRCQVSRSDATAQWYKDGVELKSSNHVLIEVENDIRRLIILSAQLSDSGTYTCRAGDSALVFKVNVREPPVMIVYPKEDVHLDRHVPEEIVLSCELSRPNGKVTWFKDGQKLQESENIKLKTEGPYRRLKILHSGIEDSGEYVCDTADDSIFFNLNIKEPPVRIVSPSQSQMELCQQTSERMVLSCEISRPNATVRWYRDGLEVEESDSLILEVDGVYRRLIIPKPTVKDSAEYVCDTTDDSVTFFVNIAEPPVRFIRPRKMVYGVEKLVGEIVVLECEVCRPNAEVSWKKDGDEIEENSNVTITEDGTNRQLTIHSAAFEDAGQYVCDARDDVMDFLVKIKDPPLKILRKADIETKCQFMVSDAIVLKCEISRANGVVNWLKDNEKIDGNEHFTCEEQGAFRSLIVLNAEMRDSGEYICDAQDDKVVFSVTVEEAPVSIVGNTQKPKHCILMTGDELTIECEVSRINAIVQWYCNGCLLKQDSRTHIESSDTMRKLVISGLQTSDSGEYLCDAIDDKMTTMLTVQDLPFKFIKKDEKTNILAYEEDSLTLRATVNRANAPIKWQRGRDSIRGDRFHTTSDGNTHYLTINPLKRGDSGEYTCHLGTDEMHFNVHIKEMRVKFSKPLENTAGLKGSNVVLKCELYKSKGDVQWLKDSQEIAANRHFTIRAEGRVRSLTIHNITEDDAGEYACESKDERTSATVTVNIPRIVEFIAELHNMTVMEGEDATFKCVVSPEDAKLSWYKNGQLISSNEKFNISSNGLCHMLHIKNCQVSDSCTLTAEAEGVISRALLQVQEAQVLFTKSMDPVVAEEFGEATLEVEVSTQTAEVQWMRQGVVIHPGSKFTLKQSGRKRSLTVHKLTLSDRGTYSCETLHDRTQAKLSVEPRKIKIRKGLIDIQTIERETASFEVELSHSNVEGVWQKDGHALKTNNRLRMTAQGRVHSLTISSLTLDDTGTYIFSVDNVRSLARLDVKEIPVSILKKLDDIRQPEGSGVTLECELSRHNIDIKWTKNEVQLKPGKNHRIYSMGRKCFLQILKCELGDSGLYVCDAGDATTSCSVDIYERELEILQSLEDLDIQEDQNAVFMCEVSLDDVPGEWFKNGEKIKPTSTIKIRQEANKHFLLICNVKEDDSGEIKFLAKNVESTAYLEVEALPANIVKPLQDKTVLEKTRAIMDCTLTNPRCSIRWYKGPNVILPSEHFEICSEGCYRKLVIQQVLLEDEGTYSVQVGNYTSSARLTVEAQSILMVRELQDVNVTAPADACFECEISLPVAKAPTWTLNGETLYPSPKVVLEKMGTVHRLTFKQTSEELSGTVCFITGRTKSTAQLCVRRNN; encoded by the exons ATGGATGTGTTTGGTGGAGCACCACGGTTCCTGGCATACCCTCGGCCTGTGGTTGTACAGAGTGGCACAGATGCGGTTCTGAAATGTCAGATCGGCGGAGATCCCAGACCTGCCGTTATATGGGAAAGAAACAATGAGAAGATTCATCCAGAGGGCAGATACCGGGTGTTTGAGGATGGAAATGTCTACAATCTTATAATAACTTCAGTGACAATGGAGGACAGTGGGCAATACATCTGCAAGGCAAAGAACTGCATTGGAGAGACTTATGCAGCAGCCACTTTAAAAGTAGAAGGTGAAGCACAGGAGATGGAAGTTCGGGAGGAAAACAAGCCACGCTTCCTCATCAAGCCCCTCTCAACTAGGGTTGGACGAGGAGAAGATGCCATGTTCTCCTGTAAGCTGTGGGGAAACCCTAGACCAGAAGTAATGTGGGAGAAGGATGGCAAGAAGTTGAATGAGATCTTCGAGAGCACACATTTCACCATCAGCTATCAGGATGGAGGGTGGTTCCAGCTGAAAATTTTCAAGACAAGAGCACCAGATGGAGGGGTGTATACGTGTAAGGCTAGGAATGAATTTGGAGAGAGTCTGGCAGGGGCTGTGCTGTTAGTGGATGCTGGACCAGGACATGAAGATGAAGGCAACCGTAATGGATACACTAACGGCCACTGGAAAGCACATCAGGGAAAACAAAGAAGTGGTAGACAAGTTGCGACAAAGCTGAAAAATGACCCATTACCAAACTCAGCCAAAGTGAAAATGTTTGCAGTGACAGAGGGGAAACATGCAAAGTTTCGGTGCTATGTAACAGGGAAGCCAAAACCAGAAATATTATGGAGGAAAGATGGGAAACTTATCTTGTCTGGACGACGGTACCTATTGTATGAAGACAGAGAAGGTTACTTCACACTTAAAGTTCTCTACTGCAAACAACAGGACAATGGAGTTTATGTCTGTTCTGCTTCAAACACTGCAGGACAAACCCTGAGTGCTGTACACCTCATCGTCAAAG AGCCACCTGTTCGATTTAAGCAACCATTAAATGACTTGCAAGTATGGGAAAGAGACTTGGCTGTTCTTGAGTGTGAAGTTCCTGAGGACTCTGTTCCAATCACATGGTACTTAGAAGACAGACGACTGCAGCCTGGAGCCAAATATGGGATGGAAGAGTGGGGGACAAAGCGTCGACTCACAATTCGTGATATTGGAGTTGATGATGATGGGATTTATCTCTGCGAGATGGCTGATGGAGGCAGAAGTATTGCTGAGGTAGCAgtcaaag GAACAATTGTACGAAAGCTGCCACGAAAAGTTGATGTCTTGGAGGGTGAAAATGCAGCATTCTGCGTGGAGGTAGAGGAGGAAGAAATGGACATTCATTGGTACAAAGATGGAACAGAGCTAAGAGAGACACACCAGACCATTCTCAAATCTTTTGGAAGGACCCACATTTTGGTCTTTGTAAATACCACACCACAGGACTCCGGTTTGGTCATGTTCTACGTTGGTAGATCAAAAACATCATCTCAGCTACGggttaaag CGGCAAGGCACTGTCCACCAAGCTGTCCCATAGGGGTACAAATAAACACAGAAAGAGCAAATGCAGCTCTTCTTTCCTGGTTTCCAGCACAAGACTCTCGAAAGAATCCACCTTCAGGATATATTATTGAAAGACAAGAGGTTGGTTCACAAGAGTGGCTGCAATGTTTGACCACAGACTCTGCAACCTCTGTGGAGATTCTTGGTGACAGTGTTCCATGCGAGGCAGATTACAGATTTCGGATATGCAGTGTCAACAAATATGGAAGAAGTGGAAATGTAGAGTTCCCTCGAGCAGTTCACCTTG TTCCAGTTGCAAGAATCCAGGCACCTTTACAAGATGCTTTAGTGCCAGAGGGCCAGGATGCCTGCTTTACCATTGAGCTCTCTGCCTCGGTTATAGGCACTTGGTTCCTAAATGGAAATCAGCTTCAAGACGATGAACGTTTCTCCATAAGGCGTTCACGTACGCACCAGTCCCTACGCATCCGGGGGGTACGAGACACAGATAATGGAGCAGAGATCACTTTCATTGCTTATGGAATTCGCGATTCTGCTGCTCTGTATATACAAG CTCCACTTGTAAAGTTCACTCCACTTTCTGAAATGGATCGAAACAAATTTGTAGAGGTTGGCAACCCTATAGTGCTCTACTGTGAGTTGTCAGACCCTGAGGCTCCAGTTCGTTGGTACAAGAATGGTGTTGAACTTCAATCAATGGAAGGTCTGCATATCCAATCAGAAGGAACGATGAGAAGGATTGTCATCCAGTCAGCTGAATTCTCCCACTCCGGAGTTTATAGCTGTGATGCTATCGATGACGTCATCAGGTTTAATGTGGAGGTTGAGG CCCCACCAGTGAGGTTTTCAGTTATTCCGGAGGGCAAGAGGAACAAGTCAATAGAAGTAGGTTCAACGATAGCACTGCAATGTGAGCTCTCAGACCCGGTTGCCAAGGTCTCCTGGTATAAAGATGGTGTGAAACTTCTACCACAAAGTGGACTAGACTTCAAATCTGTGGGCACAAAGAGGGAACTTGTTGTCCAGTCAGCTGAATTTTACCACTCAGGAGTGTACAGCTGCAAGACAAGGGGTGATGCTGTTCACTTCAGTGTGGATGTTAAAG CCCCACCTGTGAGGTTCTCAGCTGCCCCTGAGGTTAAGCGGAGAAAGTGCATTGAAGCAGGCTGCCCCATTATTCTGCAGTGTGAGATTTCAGACTCTGCTGCACAAGTCCAGTGGTATAAAGATGGGGATCAGCTTCTTGTAGAATCTGGAGTAGACATCAATTCAGATGACTGCATGAGAACTCTCAGTATTCAGTCAGCACACCCATCTCACGCCGGTGTGTACAGCTGCACAACAAAGGATGATGTCATCGAGTTTCATGTGGAGATAAGAG CTGCACCGGTGAGGTTCTCAGCTGTACCGGAATCTGGGAAGAATATATGCACCGAAGCTGGTGGCCACTTTGAACTCTGCTGTAAGGTATCAGACCCGATGGTCCACGTCAGCTGGTTCCACAATGATACACAGCTTCAGCCGGAGACTGGTTTGGATGTTCAGTCAGAAGGAGAAGCAAGGACTCTGGTAGTCAATCCAGCTGAGCCCAGACATTCTGGATTGTACCGCTGTGAAACATCAGATGACTCTGTCCAGTTCACTGTGGATATCAAAG ACCCACCGGTGATGTTCTCATCATTACCACATACTTTGAAGAATCAGCTGATTGAAACAGACAACTCCACTGATTTGTATGGTGAGATCTCAGAGCCAAATGCCAAGGTGTGTTGTTACAAGGATGGTGTAGAGCTCGTCTCAAAAAGTCAGCCTCATATCAAATCGGAGTGTACCAGGAGGACGTTAGCTGTCAAGACAGCACAGCCCTCTAAATCTGGATGGTACGACTATGTGAGAACGAGTGATGTCTTCCAGTTTAATGTACAAGATCAag TGTCATCGACCATTTTGGCTGATCCTGAAGTTCAGAAGACCAAATTGGTTGAAGAAATGGAATCCGTTGCACTACCTTATGTGATCTCAGACCCTGCTCCATATGTCAGCCAGACAAAAGAAGAGAAGGTCATACTTCCTCAATCAAAACCCAAACCTGAATTAGAATTTGAATCTAATTCTGATTTTGAACCTGAATCTGAACATGAAGTTCACTTAGATGCATCAAGAGGAGCTTTAATCATCCACTCACCTGAAACATCTCTTGTTGAAGTAAAATGCCCAAAGACACCAGAGGATCCCATCCAGTTTGAAATGGACCAAG CAGAGCTGTCTCACTATGAGGTGTTCAGTGGTGAGACCTATGATGACTCTGTCCAGTGCACTTTGGATACAAAAG AAGAGTTTCTGAGAACACCAGGAACTGAGGCTGAGAtaatatctgaaaaagagaacAACAAAATAACAGCAGAAAGATCCAGAGACAGGATCCAGTGGGAGACTCCAGTGTCAATTCCTACAACTTTCAGATTGACTGAAGAGGAACCACTGCCATTACCAAAGCTACAACAACAGCCACAATCACTGGAACAACCAGAGATACAACCAATGACCCAACCACAGCTACAACCAGTGCTGCAACCACAGATACAACCAATGCTACAACCAATGCTACAACCACAGCTACAATCTGTGCCACAATCAGAGCTGCAAACAATGCTGCAACCACAGATACAACAAGTTTTACAACTACAACAAATGCCACAACCACAACTACAACCAATGCAACAAGCACAAATACAACCAATGGTACAACCACAGCTACATCCACAACTGCAACAACAGTTACACCTACAACCAAATCTTCAGAAACAACCACAGCTGCAGAACCAGACAAATACTTCAATTTCCGAAGGCAGCGGCTCAAATCCTATCACAACAGAAGAGAGTGGCATGGATCAAGATGACATAGCTTTTAAGGTGGATGTTGAAG CTTCAAGGACAAATTTTACATCAATTTGTGGAAAGGATGAGAGCTTGCCTATTGATGCAGACCGTTCCAGTGTACTCCTAACTGAGAACTCAGACTACACTACCCAAGAAAAACCTTTAACAGGCCAAATGGTGGAGAAAACCACAACTTTCAATAAACCTACAACAAAGAAAGAGATAATCCATTCATCAGAGATGTGTTCGGAAGGAACATATCAGACTGTTACCAAGGACGTATTTCTTGCATGTCAACAAGAagtgaaag CTCCACCAGTGATGTTCTCCAATATCGATGAGGCTCAACGGAATAAATGCATTGAGTCAGGACGACCCTTTAAACTGCAATGTGAAGTCTCAGACCCTGATGCGCAAGTCTGGTGGTACAAAGATGGAAATGAGGTGCTTTCTCAAGATGGTATGGTCATTGGGTCTGAGGAAGGGATAAGAACACTCTCTGTGCAAGCTGCTGAATTATGTCACAACGGAACATACAGATGCCAGATGAATGATGATGCCATCACATTCCATGTGGAAATCAAAg CTCCATCACTGAAGTTCATTCCAATTTCAGAAGTGGAGAAGAACAAGTCCACCGAAGTAGACTCACCAATTGTTCTGAAATGTGAGCTATCAGATGCAACCTCTGAGGTGCTCTGGTGCAAAGATGGTAGAGAGCTGGCCCCAAACCCTGAGCTCAATTTCCAAAAAGATGAAAATAAACGGAAAATAACTGTTGAATCAGCAAAACTGTCTGATACTGGGAACTACACCTGTCATGTTCAAGGTGATACCGTATCATTCAAGGTGGATGATCAAG CTCACCCTGTTAGGTTCTCAGCACTCCCAGAAATTGCAAGGAACAAGTTTATTGAAGCAGGCTGTCCAATTATACTTCAATGTGAAATCTCAGACCCTACTGCCCAAGTTACCTGGCTCAAAGATGGAGTCGAACTCCAACAACACAGTGGACTTGACATCCAATCAGAGGGCACTATGAGGAAATTGATCATCCATTCAGCTGAGCTCAAACACTCAGGCATGTACAGCTGTGAGGCTGTGGATGATCTCATAGCATTCAAGGTGGATGTTGCAG CTCCACCAGTGATGTTCTCAGCTGTTCCTGAAATTGAGAAGAACAAGTGCATTGAAGCAGGCGGGCCAATCATTCTCCAATGTGAGATATCTTATCCAACAGCCCTGGTCCAATGGTACAAGGATGGATTACGGCTTCTACCTCAATCTGGGGTTTACATCCAATCACAGCACACGATGAGGACACTGGTTATCCAATCGGCAAATGTATCCCACTCTGGGTTTTACAGTTGTAATTCTGCTGATGATATCAGCGAATTTTTTGTGGAAGTTAAAG CACCTCCTGTGACATTTGCCAACATACCAGAAGATGATCTGCACAGAAATATTGTGGAACAAGACAATATACTCCTTCGCTGTCAAGTGTCTAGGTCAGATGCTACTGCACAATGGTATAAGGATGGAGTAGAGCTTAAGTCTAGTAACCACGTCCTCATTGAGGTGGAAAACGACATTCGAAGGCTAATTATCCTCTCAGCTCAGCTCTCAGATTCTGGGACATATACCTGTCGTGCTGGAGATAGCGCTTTAGTATTTAAAGTTAACGTAAGAG AACCTCCAGTTATGATTGTATATCCCAAGGAAGATGTCCACCTTGATCGCCATGTTCCTGAAGAAATTGTTCTCAGCTGTGAACTTTCACGGCCAAACGGAAAGGTGACATGGTTCAAGGATGGACAGAAACTACAGGAGAGTGAAAACATCAAGCTAAAGACAGAAGGTCCATATAGACGGCTAAAAATTCTGCACAGTGGTATTGAGGACTCTGGAGAATATGTCTGTGACACAGCTGATGATTCTATATTTTTCAATCTAAACATAAAAG AGCCACCGGTACGTATAGTTTCTCCAAGTCAGTCTCAAATGGAACTTTGCCAGCAGACCTCTGAAAGGATGGTCCTGAGCTGTGAAATCTCTAGACCTAATGCCACGGTACGCTGGTATCGAGATGGTCTTGAAGTAGAGGAGAGTGACAGCCTAATTCTGGAAGTTGATGGTGTCTATAGGAGACTTATTATCCCAAAACCTACTGTCAAGGACTCTGCAGAATATGTATGTGACACCACTGATGACTCAGTGACATTCTTTGTAAATATTGCAG AGCCACCAGTCAGATTTATTCGTCCAAGGAAAATGGTCTATGGAGTAGAGAAACTTGTTGGTGAGATTGTGGTCCTTGAGTGTGAAGTGTGTCGACCAAATGCTGAAGTTAGCTGGAAGAAGGATGGAGATGAGATTGAGGAGAATAGCAACGTAACTATAACAGAGGATGGCACAAATCGTCAGTTAACAATTCACTCCGCAGCTTTTGAGGATGCAGGGCAATATGTCTGTGATGCCAGAGATGATGTCATGGATTTTCTAGTAAAAATCAAAG ATCCACCACTGAAAATTCTGCGAAAAGCTGACATAGAAACAAAATGCCAGTTTATGGTATCTGATGCCATTGTGTTAAAATGTGAAATCTCAAGAGCAAATGGTGTGGTCAATTGGCTAAAAGACAATGAGAAGATTGACGGAAATGAGCATTTCACCTGTGAAGAACAAGGGGCATTCAGATCTCTGATTGTCCTTAATGCTGAGATGAGAGACTCCGGGGAGTACATTTGTGATGCGCAAGATGACAAAGTTGTCTTCAGTGTTACTGTAGAAG AGGCTCCAGTGTCCATTGTTGGAAATACACAGAAGCCAAAACACTGCATATTAATGACAGGAGATGAGCTCACCATTGAGTGTGAGGTGTCTCGAATAAATGCTATAGTCCAGTGGTACTGCAATGGATGTTTACTAAAACAGGACTCACGCACACACATTGAAAGCAGTGACACAATGAGGAAGCTTGTGATATCAGGACTTCAGACATCTGACTCTGGGGAGTATCTCTGTGATGCCATTGATGACAAAATGACAACCATGCTAACAGTTCAAG ACCTTCCCTTCAAATTCatcaaaaaagatgaaaaaacaaacattttagctTATGAAGAAGACAGTTTGACACTACGTGCCACAGTCAACAGAGCCAACGCCCCAATTAAATGGCAGAGAGGTCGTGATTCAATCAGAGGTGATCGGTTCCACACAACAAGTGATGGAAACACCCACTACCTTACCATTAACCCACTCAAGAGAGGGGATAGTGGTGAGTATACATGTCACTTGGGAACTGACGAGATGCACTTCAATGTCCACATCAAAG AAATGAGGGTGAAATTCTCCAAGCCACTGGAAAACACAGCGGGACTCAAAGGTAGCAATGTGGTTTTAAAATGTGAACTGTACAAGTCAAAAGGAGATGTTCAGTGGCTCAAAGATAGCCAAGAGATTGCAGCAAACAGACATTTTACAATCAGAGCTGAGGGTCGAGTGAGAAGTTTAACAATACATAACATCACAGAAGATGATGCAGGAGAATATGCTTGTGAATCCAAAGATGAAAGGACATCAGCTACTGTAACAGTCAATA TACCTCGCATTGTGGAGTTTATTGCAGAGCTACACAACATGACTGTAATGGAAGGAGAAGATGCAACATTTAAGTGTGTGGTGTCTCCAGAGGATGCAAAGCTATCCTGGTATAAGAATGGCCAGCTCATTTCATCAAATGAGAAGTTCAACATCTCCAGCAATGGATTATGCCATATGCTGCATATCAAAAACTGTCAAGTCTCAGATAGCTGCACATTGACAGCTGAGGCTGAAGGTGTGATTTCCAGAGCTCTCCTTCAGGTCCAAG AGGCACAGGTGCTGTTCACAAAGAGCATGGACCCAGTGGTTGCAGAGGAGTTTGGAGAGGCAACACTTGAGGTGGAGGTCAGCACACAGACTGCAGAGGTCCAGTGGATGAGACAAGGAGTGGTTATTCATCCAGGATCCAAATTCACCTTGAAGCAGAGTGGTCGAAAACGTTCTCTCACAGTTCACAAACTAACCCTTTCAGACCGAGGAACATACAGCTGTGAAACACTTCACGATCGCACACAAGCCAAGCTTAGTGTGGAAC CACGAAAAATCAAGATTCGGAAAGGTCTTATTGACATCCAGACTATCGAACGAGAGACAGCTTCCTTTGAGGTGGAACTGTCACACAGCAATGTTGAGGGAGTATGGCAAAAGGATGGGCATGCCCTCAAAACCAACAACCGGTTACGCATGACTGCACAAGGACGGGTACACAGTCTTACCATCTCCAGCCTGACCTTGGATGACACTGGCACCTATATATTCTCTGTTGATAACGTCAGATCATTAGCAAGATTGGATGTTAAAG AAATCCCAGTTTCAATCCTGAAAAAGCTTGATGATATCAGACAACCAGAGGGATCTGGGGTAACCCTTGAATGCGAGTTATCACGCCACAACATAGACATTAAATGGACAAAG AATGAAGTTCAGCTTAAACCAGGTAAAAACCATCGTATTTACTCAATGGGAAGAAAGTGCTTTCTTCAAATACTGAAGTGTGAGTTGGGAGACTCTGGATTATATGTGTGTGATGCTGGGGATGCCACAACATCATGTTCGGTGGATATCTATG agagagagcTTGAGATACTGCAAAGCTTAGAGGATCTGGACATTCAAGAAGACCAGAATGCGGTGTTCATGTGTGAAGTGTCTCTGGACGATGTGCCTGGAGAATGGTTTAAGAATGGAGAAAAGATAAAACCGACCAGCACAATTAAGATTCGTCAGGAAG CGAATAAGCACTTCCTCCTTATATGCAATGTTAAAGAAGACGATTCAGGAGAGATCAAGTTTTTAGCCAAGAATGTGGAGTCTACAGCTTACCTTGAGGTGGAAG CATTACCAGCAAACATTGTGAAACCACTGCAGGATAAAACTGTTCTGGAGAAAACCCGTGCCATAATGGACTGCACACTAACAAATCCCCGCTGCAGCATTCGCTGGTATAAGGGACCTAATGTCATCCTGCCCTCAGAGCACTTTGAGATCTGCAGTGAAGGGTGCTATCGAAAACTTGTGATCCAGCAGGTGCTGCTGGAGGATGAGGGCACCTATAGTGTTCAAGTAGGAAACTACACATCTTCAGCAAGACTAACTGTTGAAG